In Oryza sativa Japonica Group chromosome 3, ASM3414082v1, one DNA window encodes the following:
- the LOC9272509 gene encoding protein STRUBBELIG-RECEPTOR FAMILY 7 isoform X1 translates to MGKPSSSWFRAASGSGMASVGFTGVVAMLLMATAFLGVTADTSSDDVTALNTFYTSLNSPSQLTNWVAQNGDPCGQSWLGITCSGSRVITIKLPGMGLKGTLGYNMNVMTALVELDASNNNLGGGDIPYNLPPNLERLNLENNSFTGTLPYSISQMASLKYLNLGHNQLSSINVMFNQLTNLATLDLSDNTFSGTLPDSFSNLTSLTMLHLQDNRFTGTIDVLSDLPLTDLNVQNNQLSGAIPDKLKGISNLQISGNSFSNSPVSPAPSSPPSTTSQSPPRQPSTRNPRNRNRNPPIGSNGDNGGNGDGSGGDGGGRSSKIGGGAVAGIVISLVVLGAMVGFFVFKRKSTRHQHGGDPEKNEPLTLRPIASGKFNQLRTISIISPTAKEGLQKTVSMNLKPPSKIDLHKSFDENDLTNKPVLAKNVDLSSIRATAYTVADLQMATESFSADNLIGEGSFGRVYRAEISDESDHKVLAVKKINVSAFPSKPSDFFIDLVAKISKLNHPNLSELDGYCLEHGQYLLAYEFYRNGSLHDFLHLSDGYSKPLSWNSRVKIALGSARALEYMHETCSPSIIHKNFKSSNILLDNELNPHVSDCGFAELIPNQELQESDENSGYRAPEVTMSGQYSQKSDVYSFGVVMLELLTGRKAFDRSQPWPQQSLVRWASPQLHDIDALDQMVDPALEGLYPAKSLSRFADAIALCVQPEPEFRPPMSEVVQSLVRLVQRSSMGSVLSGGESISRRYDNSGDYTF, encoded by the exons ATGGGGaagccgagctcgagctggTTCAGAGCAGCTTCAGGCTCGGGCATGGCGTCGGTGGGCTTCACTGGAGTGGTGGCGATGCTGCTCATGGCCACAGCGTTCTTGGGGGTCACTGCCGACACTAGCTCAGACGACG TGACTGCCCTAAACACGTTCTACACAAGTCTGAACTCGCCCTCGCAGCTGACAAACTGGGTGGCGCAGAACGGCGACCCTTGTGGCCAGTCTTGGCTTGGGATCACTTGCTCTGGATCAAGGGTGATAACAAT AAAATTACCCGGTATGGGGCTCAAGGGGACCTTGGGGTACAACATGAACGTCATGACTGCACTGGTTGAGCT TGATGCTAGCAATAACAATCTTGGAGGAGGTGATATCCCTTATAATCTCCCTCCAAATCTTGAGAGGCT AAATCTTGAGAACAATAGCTTCACTGGGACTTTGCCTTACTCCATTTCCCAAATGGCCTCACTGAAGTATCT AAATCTTGGACATAATCAGCTTTCAAGCATCAATGTTATGTTCAACCAACTCACCAACTTGGCTACATT GGACCTCTCTGACAACACCTTCTCTGGCACTCTGCCAGACAGCTTCAGCAACTTGACAAGTCTGACCATGCT TCATTTGCAGGATAATCGGTTTACCGGTACCATAGATGTCCTATCTGATCTCCCTCTAACTGACCT CAACGTTCAAAACAATCAATTAAGTGGAGCAATTCCTGATAAGCTAAAAGGCATAAGTAATCTGCA GATAAGTGGGAACTCCTTTAGCAACAGTCCAGTCAGTCCTGCACCATCATCTCCACCATCCACTACTTCACAATCCCCGCCACGACAGCCTTCTACCAGAAATCCTCGTAACCGTAACAGAAATCCACCAATTGGAAGCAATGGTGATAACGGTGGCAATGGCGATGGCAGTGGCGGTGACGGTGGAGGCAGAAGTTCTAAGATAGGAGGTGGGGCTGTTGCTGGGATTGTCATATCTTTGGTGGTTCTTGGAGCAATGGTTGGATTCTTTGTGTTCAAGAGAAAGTCAACGAGGCATCAACATGGAGGAGATCCTGAGAAGAATGAACCTCTCACTCTTAGACCAATTGCTTCAGGAAAATTCAATC AGCTGAGAACAATAAGCATCATATCACCAACTGCAAAGGAAGGATTGCAGAAGACTGTCTCAATGAACCTGAAACCGCCATCGAAAATCGATTTGCACAAGTCCTTTGACGAAAATGATCTCACAAACAAGCCTGTTTTGGCAAAGAATGTAGACCTTTCTTCCATCAGAGCAACTGCGTACACTGTGGCAGACCTGCAGATGGCAACGGAGAGCTTCAGTGCTGACAATCTTATCGGTGAAGGCTCTTTTGGCCGGGTTTACAGAGCAGAGATCTCAGATGAGTCAGATCATAAG GTACTGGCTGTGAAGAAAATCAATGTATCTGCCTTTCCAAGCAAACCATCCGATTTCTTTATTGATTTGGTAGCAAAGATTTCAAAATTAAACCATCCAAACCTCTCAGAGCTTGACGGCTACTGCTTGGAGCATGGACAGTATTTGCTGGCATATGAATTTTACAGAAACGGTTCTCTTCATGACTTCCTTCACCTGTCTGATGGATACAGCAAACCACTGTCTTGGAATAGCCGTGTCAAGATTGCATTAGGATCTGCAAGGGCATTAGA gTATATGCACGAAACTTGCTCACCGTCTATCATCCACAAGAATTTCAAGTCATCTAACATACTGTTGGATAATGAGCTTAACCCCCATGTTTCAGATTGTGGGTTTGCAGAGCTTATTCCCAACCAGGAACTCCAG gaatcagatgagaacTCAGGATATAGAGCTCCCGAGGTGACCATGTCTGGACAGTACTCTCAAAAGAGTGATGTGTACAGTTTTGGAGTCGTCATGCTAGAGCTCCTGACTGGCAGGAAAGCATTTGACAG ATCCCAACCATGGCCACAGCAGTCGCTAGTCCGATGGGCTTCTCCGCAGCTTCATGACATCGATGCGTTAGATCAGATGGTAGATCCAGCACTGGAAGGACTGTACCCTGCAAAATCCCTCTCTCGATTCGCCGACGCAATCGCGCTCTGTGTCCAG CCTGAGCCGGAATTCAGGCCACCGATGTCGGAGGTCGTCCAGTCCTTAGTCCGGCTCGTGCAGAGGTCAAGCATGGGGTCAGTCCTCAGTGGTGGCGAGAGCATTTCGCGACGATACGACAACTCCGGTGACTACACATTCTag
- the LOC9272509 gene encoding protein STRUBBELIG-RECEPTOR FAMILY 7 isoform X2 codes for MGLKGTLGYNMNVMTALVELDASNNNLGGGDIPYNLPPNLERLNLENNSFTGTLPYSISQMASLKYLNLGHNQLSSINVMFNQLTNLATLDLSDNTFSGTLPDSFSNLTSLTMLHLQDNRFTGTIDVLSDLPLTDLNVQNNQLSGAIPDKLKGISNLQISGNSFSNSPVSPAPSSPPSTTSQSPPRQPSTRNPRNRNRNPPIGSNGDNGGNGDGSGGDGGGRSSKIGGGAVAGIVISLVVLGAMVGFFVFKRKSTRHQHGGDPEKNEPLTLRPIASGKFNQLRTISIISPTAKEGLQKTVSMNLKPPSKIDLHKSFDENDLTNKPVLAKNVDLSSIRATAYTVADLQMATESFSADNLIGEGSFGRVYRAEISDESDHKVLAVKKINVSAFPSKPSDFFIDLVAKISKLNHPNLSELDGYCLEHGQYLLAYEFYRNGSLHDFLHLSDGYSKPLSWNSRVKIALGSARALEYMHETCSPSIIHKNFKSSNILLDNELNPHVSDCGFAELIPNQELQESDENSGYRAPEVTMSGQYSQKSDVYSFGVVMLELLTGRKAFDRSQPWPQQSLVRWASPQLHDIDALDQMVDPALEGLYPAKSLSRFADAIALCVQPEPEFRPPMSEVVQSLVRLVQRSSMGSVLSGGESISRRYDNSGDYTF; via the exons ATGGGGCTCAAGGGGACCTTGGGGTACAACATGAACGTCATGACTGCACTGGTTGAGCT TGATGCTAGCAATAACAATCTTGGAGGAGGTGATATCCCTTATAATCTCCCTCCAAATCTTGAGAGGCT AAATCTTGAGAACAATAGCTTCACTGGGACTTTGCCTTACTCCATTTCCCAAATGGCCTCACTGAAGTATCT AAATCTTGGACATAATCAGCTTTCAAGCATCAATGTTATGTTCAACCAACTCACCAACTTGGCTACATT GGACCTCTCTGACAACACCTTCTCTGGCACTCTGCCAGACAGCTTCAGCAACTTGACAAGTCTGACCATGCT TCATTTGCAGGATAATCGGTTTACCGGTACCATAGATGTCCTATCTGATCTCCCTCTAACTGACCT CAACGTTCAAAACAATCAATTAAGTGGAGCAATTCCTGATAAGCTAAAAGGCATAAGTAATCTGCA GATAAGTGGGAACTCCTTTAGCAACAGTCCAGTCAGTCCTGCACCATCATCTCCACCATCCACTACTTCACAATCCCCGCCACGACAGCCTTCTACCAGAAATCCTCGTAACCGTAACAGAAATCCACCAATTGGAAGCAATGGTGATAACGGTGGCAATGGCGATGGCAGTGGCGGTGACGGTGGAGGCAGAAGTTCTAAGATAGGAGGTGGGGCTGTTGCTGGGATTGTCATATCTTTGGTGGTTCTTGGAGCAATGGTTGGATTCTTTGTGTTCAAGAGAAAGTCAACGAGGCATCAACATGGAGGAGATCCTGAGAAGAATGAACCTCTCACTCTTAGACCAATTGCTTCAGGAAAATTCAATC AGCTGAGAACAATAAGCATCATATCACCAACTGCAAAGGAAGGATTGCAGAAGACTGTCTCAATGAACCTGAAACCGCCATCGAAAATCGATTTGCACAAGTCCTTTGACGAAAATGATCTCACAAACAAGCCTGTTTTGGCAAAGAATGTAGACCTTTCTTCCATCAGAGCAACTGCGTACACTGTGGCAGACCTGCAGATGGCAACGGAGAGCTTCAGTGCTGACAATCTTATCGGTGAAGGCTCTTTTGGCCGGGTTTACAGAGCAGAGATCTCAGATGAGTCAGATCATAAG GTACTGGCTGTGAAGAAAATCAATGTATCTGCCTTTCCAAGCAAACCATCCGATTTCTTTATTGATTTGGTAGCAAAGATTTCAAAATTAAACCATCCAAACCTCTCAGAGCTTGACGGCTACTGCTTGGAGCATGGACAGTATTTGCTGGCATATGAATTTTACAGAAACGGTTCTCTTCATGACTTCCTTCACCTGTCTGATGGATACAGCAAACCACTGTCTTGGAATAGCCGTGTCAAGATTGCATTAGGATCTGCAAGGGCATTAGA gTATATGCACGAAACTTGCTCACCGTCTATCATCCACAAGAATTTCAAGTCATCTAACATACTGTTGGATAATGAGCTTAACCCCCATGTTTCAGATTGTGGGTTTGCAGAGCTTATTCCCAACCAGGAACTCCAG gaatcagatgagaacTCAGGATATAGAGCTCCCGAGGTGACCATGTCTGGACAGTACTCTCAAAAGAGTGATGTGTACAGTTTTGGAGTCGTCATGCTAGAGCTCCTGACTGGCAGGAAAGCATTTGACAG ATCCCAACCATGGCCACAGCAGTCGCTAGTCCGATGGGCTTCTCCGCAGCTTCATGACATCGATGCGTTAGATCAGATGGTAGATCCAGCACTGGAAGGACTGTACCCTGCAAAATCCCTCTCTCGATTCGCCGACGCAATCGCGCTCTGTGTCCAG CCTGAGCCGGAATTCAGGCCACCGATGTCGGAGGTCGTCCAGTCCTTAGTCCGGCTCGTGCAGAGGTCAAGCATGGGGTCAGTCCTCAGTGGTGGCGAGAGCATTTCGCGACGATACGACAACTCCGGTGACTACACATTCTag